A single Kwoniella bestiolae CBS 10118 chromosome 8, complete sequence DNA region contains:
- a CDS encoding uroporphyrinogen-III C-methyltransferase produces MQLKDQRPALWVSWWMAFSIVIVSWDAAYCFLRPRSFGKGDLAWIWAPYNMVPYSMVDYLYGQPGVDANDGFTNAQALMNVIEVFLAIEYLYLRHTSPRSSTRTPNPSHRYHAHAPLVGFAGALMTLSKTALYFLQEYFCDWCMVGHNDRFTFWAVWVATNVSGFDFQIKTWILIPFLVCVALGRFIAQALMRDTASQIAYLEWSASQSQSSTPGTTSIGSSTPIPIKPAFDQVESDAFSSTIAAPAALPLTFHPRDLSVLVVGSNRLAATRATTFSEAGAKVTVVTQSSLSDAAPELKQLKDAGRIAHQQLEGDDSRDWSSLLPSLNISLVCVTDTLVGAHSRRSSASAKTIYDACSSLRIPINISDQPLYSTYTFPSVHRFPGQDGVTSNLQVAVTTNGQGCRMAGRIKREIVSRLPSNVGAAVDNVGKLRTKAKSAPKLWEDENHDIPLNSPVAQLPTPSISRVGSVEKLLGRPEEDTEELSEEEQQLRRMRWVHQMSEYYSFEHLARLKEDDLDQALELWSTNPSSSSNEVSLRHHDIANSTKQKGKILLIGSGPGHPGLLTVAAHHALKTATLILSDKLVPSEILALIPSTTKLHIAKKFPGNAEGAQNEMMELALAGAQAGEVVVRLKQGDPFVYGRGGEEVLYFRENGFESTVIPGISSAIAGPLMMNIPVTQRGVSESLVLCTGVGRQGKSVKLPGYVKSRPLILLMGVARINQIIQTLTSEEGQGRDGARYPGYLPIGIIERASSPDQRIIMSSLDKIEGALKKLDERPPGMIIVGWSVLCLEGRGKVDILDDTNASEGSERGIVDGWLGGEEYKVREGLQEGWRDLLGEVQ; encoded by the exons ATGCAGCTCAAGGACCAACGACCAGCTCTATGGGTATCTTGGTGGATGGCTTTCTCGATAGTAATCGTATCTTGGG ACGCAGCGTACTGTTTCCTGCGTCCGAGGAGTTTTGGTAAAGGTGATTTAGCTTGGATATGGGCACCTTACAA CATGGTACCGTACAGTATG GTGGACTACCTATATGGTCAGCCAGGTGTAGATGCCAACGACGGATTCACAAatgctcaag CCTTGATGAACGTCATCGAAGTCTTCTTAGCGATCGAATACCTATACCTTCGACACACCTCaccaagatcatcaaccagAACACCGAACCCATCTCATCGGTATCACGCTCATGCTCCGCTCGTTGGGTTCGCTGGAGCACTCATGACGCTTAGCAAGACCGCCCTGTACTTcttacaag AATACTTCTGCGAttggtgtatggtgggacATAATGATAGATTCACATTCTGGGCTGTATGGGTAGCTACGAATGTGAGTGGCTTTGATTTTCAAATCAA AACTTGGATCCTCATCCCTTTCCTCGTCTGCGTAGCCTTAGGCAGATTCATTGCTCAAGCCCTTATGAGAGACACAGCAAGCCAGATTGCCTATCTTGAATGGTCAGCATCGCAAAGCCAATCTTCCACTCCCGGTACCACTTCGATCGGATCATCTACTCCCATTCCAATTAAGCCTGCATTCGATCAGGTCGAGTCCGACGctttctcctccaccatcgCCGCACCCGCTGCACTACCCCTTACCTTCCACCCTCGAGACTTGTCTGTGCTAGTTGTCGGGTCAAACCGTCTTGCAGCTACCAGAGCTACCACATTTTCGGAAGCTGGTGCCAAAGTCACTGTCGTAACGCAGTCATCGCTGTCGGACGCAGCACCCGAACTTAAGCAGCTGAAAGATGCTGGACGAATCGCACATCAACAGTTAGAGGGTGATGACAGTCGGGATTGGTCGTCTCTCCTTCCCAGCCTGAACATCTCCCTGGTATGCGTCACTGACACGCTAGTCGGAGCTCACTCTCGTCGATCATCTGCCTCTGCCAAAACCATTTACGACGCATGCTCGTCTCTCCGAATACCCATCAACATCTCTGATCAGCCATTATACTCAACCTACACGTTCCCATCGGTTCATCGATTCCCCGGGCAGGATGGTGTTACCTCCAACCTTCAGGTGGCTGTGACGACGAACGGACAAGGATGCAGGATGGCAGGCaggatcaagagggaaaTAGTGTCTAGGTTGCCTTCAAACGTAGGAGCAGCTGTAGACAACGTAGGAAAGCTAAGGACGAAAGCCAAATCCGCCCCTAAActatgggaagatgagaatcaCGATATTCCCCTCAATTCACCCGTCGCCCAGTTGCCCACACCATCTATTTCCAGAGTGGGATCGGTGGAGAAGCTATTGGGTAGACCTGAAGAGGATACAGAAGAGCTAAGTGAGGAGGAGCAACAattgagaaggatgagatgggttCATCAGATGTCGGAATATTACTCTTTCGAGCATCTCGCAagattgaaggaggatgatctggacCAAGCATTAGAATTATGGTCAACTaatccttcctcctcgtcaaatgAGGTATCACTCCGACACCACGACATCGCCAACAGTACCAAgcagaaagggaagatcCTATTAATAGGCAGTGGACCAGGACATCCAGGTCTGTTGACCGTTGCGGCCCACCACGCACTCAAGACCGCTACCTTGATCTTATCCGATAAACTCGTGCCCTCCGAAATCTTAGCTCTGATCCCTTCCACTACCAAATTACATATCGCCAAGAAATTCCCTGGGAATGCCGAGGGAGCCCAAAATGAAATGATGGAGCTTGCGTTGGCAGGCGCACAGGCCGGCGAAGTGGTCGTGAGATTGAAGCAGGGTGATCCATTCGTAtatggacgaggaggggaggaagtgTTATACTTCCGTGAGAACGGGTTCGAATCCACCGTCATTCCTGGAATATCTTCGGCAATAGCAGGTccgttgatgatgaatattCCAGTGACCCAACGGGGAGTATCGGAATCGTTAGTTCTGTGTACAGGGGTGGGAAGACAGGGAAAATCAGTGAAATTACCTGGATATGTCAAGTCGAGACCTCTAATCTTGTTAATGGGGGTAGCAAGGATAAATCAAATTATACAGACTCTCACGTCGGAAGAGGGTCAAGGTCGGGACGGAGCGAGATACCCTGGATACCTGCCTATAGGAATTATAGAGAGGGCCTCATCACCGGATCAGAGGATAATTATGAGTAGTCTAGATAAGATAGAAGGCGCACTGAAGAAATTGGATGAGAGACCACCTGGTATGATCATTGTGGGTTGGTCGGTGCTTTGTctggaggggagagggaaggtggatatTCTAGATGATACGAATGCCTCGGAGGGGAGTGAGAGGGGGATCGTAGATGGTTggttgggaggggaggaataTAAGGTTAGGGAGGGGCTGCaggagggatggagggattTGTTGGGTGAGGTGCAGTAG